Below is a window of Pseudomonas eucalypticola DNA.
GGTGCCTTACGGCATCTCGTTCCACGTAGGGTCGCAACAGCGCGACATCAGCGTGTGGGACGCCGCCATCGCCAAGGTGAAGGTGATCTTCGAACGCCTGAAGGAAGAAGACGGTATCCACCTGAAGCTGATCAACATGGGTGGCGGCTTCCCGGCCAACTACATCACCCGTACCAATAGCCTGGAAACCTACGCGGAAGAGATCATCCGCTTCCTGAAGGAAGACTTCGGTGACGATCTGCCGGAAATCATCCTGGAGCCGGGCCGCTCGCTGATCGCCAACGCTGGCATCCTGGTCAGTGAAGTAGTGCTGGTGGCCCGCAAGTCGCGCACCGCCGTCGAGCGCTGGGTATACACCGACGTGGGCAAATTCAGCGGCCTGATCGAAACCATGGACGAAGCCATCAAGTTCCCGATCTGGACCGAGAAGAAAGGCGAAGTGGAAGAAGTGGTCATCGCCGGCCCGACCTGCGACAGCGCCGACATCATGTACGAGAACTACAAGTACGGCCTGCCACTGAACCTGGCCATCGGTGACCGCCTGTACTGGCTGTCCACCGGCGCCTACACCACCAGCTACAGCGCCGTGGAGTTCAACGGCTTCCCGCCGCTGAAATCGTTCTACATCTAAGCATTCGCTGAACAACGAAACCGGGCCTCGCGCCCGGTTTTTTTACGCCCCCCACACCGCCCGTAGCAGCGGACCCGGCCGCGTCAAGAACGCCGCGTAGCATCAGGCACACCCCATGCATCGCCGACGCGGCCGGGTCCGCTGCTACGCCAGGGAATCGGCTTTCGCCTGGTACAGCGTCGCCATGGCCCGGATGCGGGTGTCGCTGGCCTGCAGCAACGCAGGCCCGCTGACACGCAGGAAATTCAGGTTGCCACCTTCCAGCGCCCGCTGCAGCCAATGCAGCGCGTCTTCCACCCTGCCGGCCTCGGCCAGCACCGCGGCGTGGCTGAACTGCCCACGAAAATCACCGGCTTCGGCCGAACGTCGGTACCAGTCGTGCGCCTGGGCAGGGTCGGCTGCGCACGCCATGCCGTTTTCCAGGTAACGCCCCAGCAGGTTCATCGACTTGGCATGCCCCATCAGCGCCGCACGGCGGTAGCAGGCCAGCGCCAGTTCATGGTCAAGGGCCACGCCACGCCCGGTGCCCAGCAGGTTGGCGTAGTTGTACAACCCCCAATCCAGCCCGGCTGCCGCGGCCTCACGGTAATGCACCGCCGCCTGCCTGGCGTCCACCGCCCCGCCCCAACCGTGTTCGTGGCAACGCCCGAGCATGTTGCGGGCCATGGCATGCCCGCCGTTGGCGGCGATAGCGAACCATGTACGCGCCAGCGCGGGGTCGCGCTCGATGCCTTGGCCGTCCAGCAGAATCTGCCCCAGCAACGCCTGGGCGTCGGCCATGCCGGCGCGCGCGGCAGTCAGGATCGCCTGGGCGGCACGGGCGGGGTTGTCGTCCAGCATCGCACGCAGGCGCTGGGCGTCGAGCACTTCCTCGCGGCGCAGTTGGTAGCCCATGTCAGACGTCCACCCAGCGCCGCAACAGGTTGTGGTAGGTGCCCGTCAGGCGGATCAGCGAGGGGTGGTCGGGCACATCACGGGTCAGGCTCTGGATGGCACCGTCCATCTCGAACAGCAGCGCCCG
It encodes the following:
- a CDS encoding type III PLP-dependent enzyme, with amino-acid sequence MSIQVEDYFARETFQKMKAFADKQETPFVLIDTQMISQAYDDLRAGFEFAKVYYAVKANPAVEIIDLLRDKGSSFDIASIYELDKVMGQGVGPERISYGNTIKKSKDIRYFYEKGVRLFATDSEADLRNIAKAAPGSKVYVRILTEGSTTADWPLSRKFGCQTDMAMDLLILARDLGLVPYGISFHVGSQQRDISVWDAAIAKVKVIFERLKEEDGIHLKLINMGGGFPANYITRTNSLETYAEEIIRFLKEDFGDDLPEIILEPGRSLIANAGILVSEVVLVARKSRTAVERWVYTDVGKFSGLIETMDEAIKFPIWTEKKGEVEEVVIAGPTCDSADIMYENYKYGLPLNLAIGDRLYWLSTGAYTTSYSAVEFNGFPPLKSFYI
- a CDS encoding tetratricopeptide repeat protein yields the protein MGYQLRREEVLDAQRLRAMLDDNPARAAQAILTAARAGMADAQALLGQILLDGQGIERDPALARTWFAIAANGGHAMARNMLGRCHEHGWGGAVDARQAAVHYREAAAAGLDWGLYNYANLLGTGRGVALDHELALACYRRAALMGHAKSMNLLGRYLENGMACAADPAQAHDWYRRSAEAGDFRGQFSHAAVLAEAGRVEDALHWLQRALEGGNLNFLRVSGPALLQASDTRIRAMATLYQAKADSLA